One genomic segment of Epinephelus fuscoguttatus linkage group LG19, E.fuscoguttatus.final_Chr_v1 includes these proteins:
- the LOC125879238 gene encoding small integral membrane protein 10-like protein 2A, giving the protein MASLSYLVLRFSGSAGRTYGVFSKGLTRTLLIFFDLAWRLRIRFPYVYLVASMMFNVRLQVHIEIH; this is encoded by the exons ATGGCGAGTCTGTCTTATTTGGTGCTCCGCTTCTCGGGCTCCGCTGGTCGGACTTACGGAGTATTCTCCAAAGGCTTGACGAGGACTTTGTTGATATTTTTTGATCTCGCATGGCGACTGCGAATCAGATTCCCTTATGTCTACCTGGTCGCTTCGATGATGTTTAATGTCAGATTACAG GTCCACATCGAAATCCACTGA